Proteins co-encoded in one Pelobates fuscus isolate aPelFus1 chromosome 5, aPelFus1.pri, whole genome shotgun sequence genomic window:
- the MTNAP1 gene encoding uncharacterized protein C17orf80 homolog: MKNPVPSSPLDTCPFCGKPFKRLKSHLPHCKMAKSKKNSESPAGDTQMVRDDIQISRINRNLRDGSLVSMGTVGANNKGKVKMAAVSDAGQHTGMLQEGSEPITTKLKVSRVTTDSKLTQRPERQHKDVTNVRSWKTPAKIDSEFDNSLDILYLQGGSPSSNVQEHILFKHSSNDSTHPMLSGLDVKVAIHEQVTKNLFGVELGEHLPQTVPEGSLPESQDLSDKNTPVGSQTQNGLLGTWQNLHTDRNRLLPEHEDLTTEIGWGTGEVLVPGKTLVWDHLKGSLCGKTCLENRNEILKQIPLLSHNTKSSQIDAPYGPKQERLRTQMLGDTFAVQLQPPAESHSALGSSGKTMENIWNLKLFLDAAPESKPETLSSQSLSGVSPDRSLGMQWIPELYPNYMHLHVVPGRQDDWNTEKTTVTSRIPTETQHDVSLLSKHLMDVRLGELSSWIANQHFSIQSLARSAPNAWDRYYNKYINVKRGGVGGLTMMLAGYCVLSYAWNYKHIQQDRRRRFH; this comes from the exons ATGAAGAATCCTGTTCCTTCCTCGCCCTTGGACACCTGTCCTTTCTGTGGAAAGCCTTTCAAAAGGTTAAAATCCCACTTACCTCACTGCAAAATGGCCAAATCCAAAAAGAACTCGGAATCTCCTGCTGGTGATACACAGATGGTGAGGGACGATATACAGATTTCTAGAATAAATCGAAACCTGAGAGATGGCTCCTTGGTCAGTATGGGTACGGTTGGGGCGAACAACAAAGGAAAAGTTAAGATGGCAGCAGTGAGCGACGCAGGACAACATACAGGCATGCTTCAGGAAGGCAGTGAACCGATCACAACTAAATTAAAAGTCAGCAGAGTTACCACGGATAGCAAACTGACACAAAGACCAGAAAGACAACATAAGGACGTAACGAACGTCAGATCATGGAAAACACCAGCAAAGATAGATTCAGAATTTGACAACAGTTTGGACATCCTGTATCTCCAAGGTGGTTCACCCTCTTCCAATGTCCAGGAACATATTTTGTTTAAGCATTCATCAAATGATTCAACTCATCCCATGTTGTCAGGACTTGACGTGAAGGTTGCTATACACGAGCAGGTCACAAAGAATCTGTTTGGGGTGGAGCTCGGGGAACATTTACCGCAAACTGTCCCAGAGGGCTCGCTTCCTGAAAGTCAAGATTTAAGTGATAAGAACACGCCCGTAGGAAGCCAGACACAGAATGGCCTTTTAGGAACATGGCAGAACCTGCATACAGATCGGAACAGGTTATTACCGGAACATGAAGATCTCACTACAGAGATTGGATGGGGAACAGGGGAGGTTCTAGTGCCTGGTAAAACTCTGGTTTGGGATCATCTGAAAGGATCGCTTTGTGGGAAAACCTGTCTTGAGAATCGAAATGAGATTTTGAAGCAGATTCCATTGCTCTCCCATAATACCAAATCCTCCCAGATAGACGCTCCTTATGGACCTAAGCAGGAGAGACTTAGAACGCAAATGTTAGGTGACACTTTTGCTGTTCAACTGCAGCCTCCAGCAGAGAGTCACTCtgccctgggatccagtggtaaAACAATGGAGAACATCTGGAATCTAAAACTCTTCCTGGATGCAGCTCCTGAATCCAAACCCGAGACGCTCTCTTCGCAGTCTCTCAGTGGTGTCTCTCCAGATCGTAGTCTGGGAATGCAGTGGATTCCTGAACTTTACCCCAATTATATGCATCTTCATGTGGTCCCAGGAAGACAAGATGATTGGAACACAGAGAAGACAACAGTAACATCCAGGATACCAACAGAAACCCAGCATG ATGTCTCCTTACTATCTAAACATCTGATGGATGTTAGACTTGGAGAGCTGTCGTCATGGATTGCAAACCAGCATTTTTCCATCCAATCATTGGCGAGATCAGCACCGAATG CTTGGGATCGATACTACAACAAGTATATTAACGTGAAACGAGGTGGCGTGGGAGGCCTGACCATGATGCTGGCCGGATATTGTGTCCTCAGCTATGCCTGGAACTACAAACACATCC AACAAGATCGCAGAAGGAGGTTCCACTGA
- the CPSF4L gene encoding putative cleavage and polyadenylation specificity factor subunit 4-like protein codes for MQELIAGLEKFNFDLERDIQGQRGALLLPFQGMDKSGVAVCDYYLKGICRKGPMCPFRHLCGEKTVVCKHWLRGLCKKGDNCEFLHVYDMGRMPECYFYSKFGDCSNKDCPFLHIDPASKIKDCPWYDRGFCKHGPVCKHRHTRRVMCANYLVGFCPEGPRCKYMHPKTDLILCSSDHTKISAGYQKHTTLSPSGHDHVSHQPGLMLELPHLSHLTVISLMQERFRTMQEHTCNGLRPLDQVTCFKCGERGHYANKCSNSRIALMLRKC; via the exons ATGCAGGAACTGATTGCGGGACTGGAGAAGTTCAATTTTGACCTTGAGAGGGATATTCAAGGTCAGAGAGGAGCTCTTCTCCTTCCGTTCCAGGGCATGGACA AGTCCGGTGTAGCTGTGTGCGACTACTACCTTAAAGGAATATGCCGCAAAG GGCCCATGTGCCCCTTCCGTCATCTTTGTGGGGAGAAGACCGTGGTCTGCAAGCACTGGCTGAGGGGTCTGTGCAAGAAAGGAGATAACTGCGAGTTTCTTCACGTGTATGATATGGGGCGCATGCCAGAATGCTACTTCTACTCCAAATTCG GAGACTGCAGCAACAAGGATTGTCCCTTCCTACATATCGACCCGGCTTCCAAGATCAAGGACTGTCCATGGTATGACAGAGGATTCTGCAAACACG GACCTGTGTGTAAGCACCGTCACACGCGCAGGGTAATGTGCGCAAACTATCTGGTTGGATTCTGTCCGGAGGGCCCCAGGTGTAAATACATGCA TCCCAAGACAGACCTGATTCTGTGCAGTTCAGACCACACGAAG ATTAGCGCTGGTTACCAGAAACACACCACCTTGTCGCCTTCGGGACATGACCACGTGTCACATCAGCCAGGCTTAATGTTGGAGCTTCCTCATCTCTCACACCTGACTGTGATCAGCTTGATGCAGGAGCGATTCAGAACCATGCAGGAACACACATGTAATGGGCTGAGACCCCTGGACCAAGTCACCTGCTTCAAG TGCGGAGAGAGAGGGCACTACGCTAataagtgcagtaacagtcgcaTTGCCTTGATGTTGAGAAAATGCTGA